AAAAAACAAGCGATATTTGCGGTAAAGTTTAAATTTATATGCTAGAATTAAGCAAAATTCTCAGAGAGGCCGGCGCAGAATAAGCGCCCTTCGTCATGTTTATTGGCTCAAAACTAAAAGCACTGCGGGAATTAAACGGCTATACCCGCAAAGATCTTAGCGTCCAAATCGGGGTAACCGAACAAGCCGTCTGGCAATACGAAACCGAAAATGTTATGCCCAAAATCGAGATCCTTAATGCCCTTCAACAGATTTTTAACGTTGACATGGCCTTTTTAGTGAACGGTAATGCACCGAAACATGTTGTGCATGAAGCAAAGATCGCGTTCCGGACGACAGATCGTTCAAGTCGGAAAAAGACAAAGCTAGAAGCCCGCTATTTAGATTTTGCAGACGGCTTAACTAGCTACTTTGAAAAGTTCGTCAGCGTCAGGCCCGCCGGATTCGATAAACTTCAACAAATGGTACAAACAAAGCTGTCTGGAACGAACAACCTGACAAAGATTCGTGAAGTTGCTAAAATAGCCCGACAGTTTCTAGCCTTCAGGATAATCATGACTTAATGGCAAAACTTGAACAAGTCGGTATCTATATAGTTGAGAAAGACCTCGGTGTCCATATCGACGCCTATTCAACCATAACCGATAACGGACATGCATGGATTGTACTAGGCTCCATTAAGAAGTCAGCCGTTCGCCGCAATTTTGATCTCGCCCACGAATTAGGTCATTTGCCTCTTCATGGTGCCATTGACTTTGACGAACTAACAGCGGCTGAATATAAGCAAATCGAACATGAAGCTCACACTTTTGCAGCAGAATTCCTTTTACCCATTGAGGATTTCACTGCGGACTTCAAAAAACTTTATCGACGTTCAAATCCTGATTATTATCTTGATTTAAAACGTAAATATCTGGTCTCGATTGTCGCCATGGCGATGCACGCATACGCACTAGGACTTATGAGTTATCAAGAACAACGCTATTTCTTTGGTCAACGTTCAAAAAAGGGTTACAAAATCATGGAACCATTAGATGATCAACTGGTGCCAGTCCGTCCAGGGAAAATTCGTGCTCTTATAACGCTCCTATTTAATCAGCAAGTGCTGACGCTTCGAGATCTTTCGCGTCATCTTCATGTCAGACCGACGTTCATTGCCCAGCTCTTCGCATTGGAACCCGACTTCTTCACAAAGTATCAACCGCAGCACAGCTACGCTAATATGCAGAACGTCATTTCATTTCCTCGTCGTTTTACGAAAAACTAAATTGATTAAAACGATATTGGCGCCTGATGGAGATCCCCATCCATTCCCTTTCACTGACACAAGTATTAACTAAGGAGTCGCACTATGCCTAAGCACCTACGCCAATTTTTATTGACTTACAACGCTGACCTCCGTATGCGTCCTTTAACTTACTGCTTTCTAAATACATGCTTATTCGCTCTTTACTTTATTGCGTTCATGAGCATACTCATCTCTTACGAAGCACTTTGGTCAATCTCTATCGTCATATTCATCTGTTTATTGAATTTCCTCATAAACATCATTTCAGTCGTCTCTCAGGCAAATAACGCTGCTTTATCCAGTCTCTTTAAAACCAGACGGCGCTGGCTGATTCAATTTATCGGCACTGCTTTAGTGTCTGTTGCGTTGTTCTCTTTGGGGCTTCTGACTAAACTCTGATTCATTTCGCTGTTTATACCGTTAACAGTATAGTTTCAAAGACATTTTGCCTTGCTTTTTATAATTTCTTGAAGGATATCTTTATTTGGTACAACTTTGGTCTCGATCTTTTGAGACCATTTTTTTGTTTCAGTTTCAACCAGCCTAGCCGTTTCACGTGAAACTTTTTAACAAAATTCAAAGGCCCGAAAAATAAGCCGCTTGTTATCTCAAGTTAACAATTCACCTAATTCCCTAGCCTGCTTCATTTGATGCATGACAATATCTGCACCGAGTCACCCTTCCAACCTTAAACTGTCATTTATTTTACAAAGTTCGTTTCTTAATCGGAAAACCAACAAAATTCGGCGAAATCTATGATTCGTAAATTGCAAGAACAAGTTAGCCAGTCGTTGAGGACAATCCCAGAACAGGCCGTTATCAAATAGAAGTTGTGGCGCTAGAGAGACTACTGGGCCATGCGGCGAACGCGCCGAGCTTCGGCCTCAAAGTTTTGCTGGGGTGTGCAGTAGCCCTGTTGTTTGCGAGGCAACTGATTCAAGCGGTCTTGCGTGGCCTGCACTTGACTAGGGCTAATGTCATCTAGGGACATGCCCTTAGGGAAGTCCTGGCGGATCATCCGGTTATGTGCCTCGTTGGTGCCACGGTCGCAGGACGTGTAAGGATGGGCGTAGAAGATCTCAGTTTCCGTCCCAGCAAAAGCAGTATTTAAGGCGGTGAACTCGGGTCCGTTGTCGGCTGTGATGGTCTTGATGCAAGCTCCCCATTCGCGCTTGATTCCACGCAATGCATAGCTCACAGAGTCTGCATCTCGTCCTTCGATCAAGCGGAGAAGTTGGCAACGGGTCTTGCGCTCAATCAGAGTCAAGATGACGCTCTCCTTGCCATTGCGTTTACCGACAATGGTATCCATCTCCCAGTGACCGAACTGCCTGCGTCGTTCAACGACCTTAGGCCGTTCCTCGATACTGCGGCCAGCCAGGCGCTTAGCCTTGGTGTGGTGCTGGTGAGAGGTCTTCCGCTTAGTCTTCTCCAACAGGTCGATATTTCGAATCTCTAGGCGTTGGTCGTCAATGTACTGGTACAAAGTCGAGGCACAAACAAGCTCTTCAGGAGTAAACAGCTTGTGTCGCTTGGCATAGCCGATTGAAGCATCCGGCGACCATTTGTCCTGCTTAGCTCGCTGTACGTACCAGGCTAAGAAGACCTGTACGCTGGCGAACTTGTCAGGACGATGACAGCTCAAGCGTGCAGTCTCGTAACGTACCTGAGCAGCCTCTGGCAGGTATTGTCGATGGTAGACGCGCTTGCCATTACTCTTCTTGACCTGATCTACTGTACCTCGCTTGATTTCATTATTAATGGTCTGCGGGCAGACGCCAATTTCAGCAGCAATCCAACGATTGGACTTCCCAGCTTGGCGGAATCCGGCCACTTTTCCGCGCTCGAGTGATGTTAAGTGCTGACCTTTTTGGCGGTGTGTGCTATCCTGTTTCTGCATCAAGACAATATCCTCTTCCATTGTTTGTGTAGGAACTTCAATGATACAGGATATCTGTTCTTGATGTTTTTTATTGTCCAAAAAATTTTGAGACAGTGGCTAACTTGATTCTAAAATGCGCGACCTGAATATTTTTGAAAATGTCCTGATTTCGTTAAGCTATGGCGGACACCGGCGATCAGAGGTCCGTGGCAAAATCTCCGAGTTGCTTGAATCAGTCGGCCTCACCGGTATGGAAAACAAATTGCCGCGTAACTTATCCGGTGGCCAGCAACAGCGGGTGGCGATTGCCCGCGCCTTGGCAAATTCGCCGCAATTTCTGATTGCTGACGAACCCACGGGCGCTTTGGACAGCCACACATCCGCAGACATTATGCAACTTTTCAAAGAATTACACCGAAAAGGCGGCACGATTATCATGGTTACGCATGATGAACACGTCGCCGAGCAAAGCGATCGGATGATTAAAATCCTGGACGGCCAGATCATCAGTGATATGGAGGTGGCCCATGCGACTAAGTGAACTCATCAGAATCTCCTTCCGCGCACTGGCGGCTAACAAACGCCGCAGCTTCTTAACGATGATCGGAATTGTTATTGGGATTGCGTCCGTTGTTACGATTCTTTCGCTAGGTAACGGGATTAAGGCCGCGACCGTGAAGAACCTGCAAGCCGACACCCAGGGCCAGCAAACTGCCGAGATCACCTTCAATCCCACCAGCAGCAGCGAAACCGATGCCGGCTTTAAAGAAAGTGACATCACGCTGGCGAAGCAAACGGCGCCGGATAAAATCAAAAAGGTCGTCATTAAACATGACAAAGAACGGCTGCAAGTCAACGGTCAGCTGGCAAATGCCGATACGATGATGTCCGTGACTTTGGTCAATAAGGCAAAATCTAACATTCAGATGAATGCCGGTCATGGGTTTAGCCAAGAATCGTTACAGACAGACGGCGAGGATGCGTTAATTTCCAAAAAGCTCGCCAAAAAGGTTTTCCATGGCAATACCGCAGCATTAAACTCCTCCTTGGAACTTGGAACCAAAAACTACAACATTATCGGCGTTTTCAGCCCGCCCAAAACCCCGTATTCCGCGCTGGACGTTGATGTCTTAGTGCCGGAAAAAGCCTATCGTGCGGGCCAGCTTTCTCAGGAAGGCCGAAAACTGGCGATCACGTATAAAACCGGCAGCGATGTTAGTAAGTTGACCAACAATGTTGTTCGCCAGCTGAAAAAATCCGGCAGCGAACGACGCAGCGGCGAGTATTCGTACTTTGATTACGGCGAATTGCTGAAAGGCATTGGCAATGTCATCAGTGCCTTAACGCTATTTGTAAGTGCCATTGCCGGCATCTCCCTTCTGATTGCAGGTGTTGGCGTCATGAACATGATGTATATTTCCGCTTCGGAACGGTCGCAGGAAATCGGCATCCGAATGGCAGTCGGCGCCACTCCCGCCGAAATCATGAAACAATTTCTTTTAGAATCGGTCATGCTGACACTGACAGGCGGCGTGGTCGGATTGATTGTGGGTGCATTAACCGCCTGGATAGTCGCGATGTTCCTACCATTCAAGCCGGTCGTCACGTTGGGCTCCGTCATCGGCACCTTTGCCATTTCAAGCATTGTCGGCATTGTGTTTGGCTTATTGCCGGCAAAGAGTGCGGCTAATAAGAACTTGATTGATATTTTGAAGTCATAATGTTTCGTTCAACCTATAAGGCTGAGCCATAATTCCGTAAGATCATTAAGAACCTGTCTAGTATCTGCTGAATCTGGTAGAATTGTGGAAAACCGACTGAGGCGTTTGTCATGCCAGATTATCCAAGCAATATTTCTCGAGCGCAATTTGCGTTAATACAACCTGATTTAGAAAACTTCCGCAAGCATACAAGACCGCGTCGTTATGATCTTTATGACGTATTCAATGCCATCCTTTACTCGCTTACTACAGGGTGTCAATGGCGTGAATTACCGCACGATTTCCCGGAATGGCACACTGTCTACCGCTATTACGATATGTGGCGAGATAAACCAGACCCGACAGCTGATTCGCTATTAGAAAGGCTTTTAAAAAAACTGTTGCTTCCTATCGCTTTGCACAGGGCCGATCGGCCCGAACGTCGTTTGTGATTGTTGATGCTCAAAGTGTTAAAACCACTGATTTAACGAAAAATAGTGGCTACGATGGCGGCAAAAAGATTTCAGGGATTAAGCGTCATATGGCGGTTGATATTAATGGTTTACCACAAGCCATTCTCGTGACACGAGCTAATGTATCAGATCGTTCAGGTGCATTGGCTATGTTTAGTTTGGCTAGCCAAAATTTAGAGCTGGTTCAGCATGTCATGGTTGATGGTGGCTACACTGGCAATGACTTTGCGGATCAGGTGAAGCTCATTTTGAATGCTAAGACGACGGTAGCTAAACGCAACGAGTTGCATATGTTCACGGTGTTACCGCAACGATGGATCGTTGAACGTTCATGGAGTTGGCTAGACAAATGTCGGCGACTTTGGAAAAACTGTGAACGTGCCCTTAACAGCAGTCTTCAAATGGTTGTATTGGCCTTCCTGAAGATAGTTCTTAAAAGATACTAGACAGGTTCTAACAGTTTAAGGAATTCCGAACGATACAGAAAAGGTTTAGGTAACTGGTTCCAGGCCGCGCCAAACTCCGCAATCTCCGGCCAGCTGGGGCTTGCGACGCGAAGCTAGAGCGGAGGGCACGACTTAGAGCCTCTGCAAAACCGGCAGAGTCTCTAAGCTCGGCCTTGATGTAGGCGGGGCAAAAAGCGCCCCACCAACATCAATTTCACAGCTGAGCCCCATCTGGCCTACGATTGCTCCGCCTTGGCACTCATATCTTAAATAGTCTCACCGAATTACCCCATAGAAACAAAGGATGAACATACTCTCGCATCGATACGACAAGAGTAAGTTCATCTTTTTTAGCGTGGCTATGAATTATGGCTCATTCTCTTTTGCTACCTCAAAAAAGCCGCAGCATCCGGTCACTGTGACCAAATACTGCGACTTCGTTTTTAAAACAACCCTAGCTTCCCGATGCGCTGGGCTGCTTCTTCTAAACGCTGCGGACTGGTGAGTAAGCCAATTCGCACGTAACCTTCTCCATGGTCGCCAAAGCCGTTACCGGCAGCTACGGCCACGTCTGCCCGCTCCAAAAGTAGTTCGGTGAAGGACTCGCTGGTGTAACCGGCCGGCACGGGCATCCAGGCGTAAAACGTGCCGGGAGACTTTTTCCCATGCCACCCAATGGCCTCTGTCGCCGAAAACCACGCATCGCGGCGTTGTTGATATAAGTCAATCAGTTTGGGCACCGATGTCTGATCACCAAGCAGTGCTTCGATACCTGCTTCCTGAATCGCAGAAAAACCGAGACAAATAGATGATCCTGAATCAGATTAATGGCCTCGATCATATCAGCATTGCCTGCTGCAAAGGCCAAGCGCCAGCCGGCCATGTTATAAGTTTTCGAGAGTGTGTAAAGCTCAATACCCACCTCTTTTGCACCGGGACTTTGCAAGAAACTTACCGGCCGCTGACCATCAAAGCCGAGCGCGCCATAAGCA
Above is a window of Lacticaseibacillus casei DSM 20011 = JCM 1134 = ATCC 393 DNA encoding:
- a CDS encoding helix-turn-helix domain-containing protein; the encoded protein is MFIGSKLKALRELNGYTRKDLSVQIGVTEQAVWQYETENVMPKIEILNALQQIFNVDMAFLVNGNAPKHVVHEAKIAFRTTDRSSRKKTKLEARYLDFADGLTSYFEKFVSVRPAGFDKLQQMVQTKLSGTNNLTKIREVAKIARQFLAFRIIMT
- a CDS encoding ImmA/IrrE family metallo-endopeptidase encodes the protein MAKLEQVGIYIVEKDLGVHIDAYSTITDNGHAWIVLGSIKKSAVRRNFDLAHELGHLPLHGAIDFDELTAAEYKQIEHEAHTFAAEFLLPIEDFTADFKKLYRRSNPDYYLDLKRKYLVSIVAMAMHAYALGLMSYQEQRYFFGQRSKKGYKIMEPLDDQLVPVRPGKIRALITLLFNQQVLTLRDLSRHLHVRPTFIAQLFALEPDFFTKYQPQHSYANMQNVISFPRRFTKN
- a CDS encoding IS30 family transposase, which gives rise to MQKQDSTHRQKGQHLTSLERGKVAGFRQAGKSNRWIAAEIGVCPQTINNEIKRGTVDQVKKSNGKRVYHRQYLPEAAQVRYETARLSCHRPDKFASVQVFLAWYVQRAKQDKWSPDASIGYAKRHKLFTPEELVCASTLYQYIDDQRLEIRNIDLLEKTKRKTSHQHHTKAKRLAGRSIEERPKVVERRRQFGHWEMDTIVGKRNGKESVILTLIERKTRCQLLRLIEGRDADSVSYALRGIKREWGACIKTITADNGPEFTALNTAFAGTETEIFYAHPYTSCDRGTNEAHNRMIRQDFPKGMSLDDISPSQVQATQDRLNQLPRKQQGYCTPQQNFEAEARRVRRMAQ
- a CDS encoding ABC transporter permease, translated to MRLSELIRISFRALAANKRRSFLTMIGIVIGIASVVTILSLGNGIKAATVKNLQADTQGQQTAEITFNPTSSSETDAGFKESDITLAKQTAPDKIKKVVIKHDKERLQVNGQLANADTMMSVTLVNKAKSNIQMNAGHGFSQESLQTDGEDALISKKLAKKVFHGNTAALNSSLELGTKNYNIIGVFSPPKTPYSALDVDVLVPEKAYRAGQLSQEGRKLAITYKTGSDVSKLTNNVVRQLKKSGSERRSGEYSYFDYGELLKGIGNVISALTLFVSAIAGISLLIAGVGVMNMMYISASERSQEIGIRMAVGATPAEIMKQFLLESVMLTLTGGVVGLIVGALTAWIVAMFLPFKPVVTLGSVIGTFAISSIVGIVFGLLPAKSAANKNLIDILKS
- a CDS encoding IS5 family transposase (programmed frameshift): MPDYPSNISRAQFALIQPDLENFRKHTRPRRYDLYDVFNAILYSLTTGCQWRELPHDFPEWHTVYRYYDMWRDKPDPTADSLLERLLKKPVASYRFAQGRSARTSFVIVDAQSVKTTDLTKNSGYDGGKKISGIKRHMAVDINGLPQAILVTRANVSDRSGALAMFSLASQNLELVQHVMVDGGYTGNDFADQVKLILNAKTTVAKRNELHMFTVLPQRWIVERSWSWLDKCRRLWKNCERALNSSLQMVVLAFLKIVLKRY